The following proteins come from a genomic window of Oligoflexus sp.:
- a CDS encoding IS3 family transposase (programmed frameshift), which produces MKKSRFTEEQIIKALKRQESGEKVQDVCRDLGVSQQAFYKWKAKYGGLEVSEAQRLKALEDENRRLKQLVAEQALDNQALRFLVGKKVLGPDDERKAVELIQEAFGTSQRRACKIVGADRSTIPCEKRPTEDHQILDRMKDILEERPRFGCPRVHLVLQSEGLVQNHKRTERIYYGHGLQLKKRKPKRRVYKPENPLPPLTKANTRWSMDFVHDNLASGRSFRILTIIDEWSRECPAMEVDTSLSGHRVVRVLEKLKAERGLPEEIGVDQGPEFISKALTKWALDNGVRLHYASPGDKNENAFIESFNGRLRDECLNMYWFSNLKDARDIVEDWRIDYNEKRPHTSLGGMTPSKFAETKGLRLAG; this is translated from the exons ATGAAGAAGAGTCGTTTCACGGAAGAACAAATCATCAAGGCCCTGAAGCGCCAGGAGTCAGGCGAGAAGGTCCAGGATGTCTGCCGGGATCTTGGGGTTAGCCAGCAGGCGTTTTACAAATGGAAAGCTAAATACGGCGGCCTGGAGGTTTCCGAAGCCCAGCGGCTAAAAGCGCTGGAAGACGAGAATCGCAGGCTGAAACAGCTTGTGGCTGAGCAAGCCTTGGATAATCAGGCGCTTCGGTTTCTCGTTG GAAAAAAAGTTCTAGGGCCTGACGACGAGCGCAAGGCCGTCGAGCTTATTCAAGAAGCCTTCGGCACCAGTCAGCGTCGGGCCTGCAAGATAGTAGGAGCGGATCGTTCCACCATTCCGTGCGAGAAGAGGCCAACTGAGGACCATCAAATTCTCGATAGAATGAAAGATATCCTGGAGGAACGCCCGCGCTTCGGTTGCCCTCGTGTGCATCTTGTACTGCAAAGTGAAGGCCTTGTTCAAAACCACAAACGGACTGAGCGGATATACTATGGTCACGGCCTTCAGCTTAAGAAGCGCAAGCCGAAGCGCCGAGTATATAAGCCAGAGAATCCGCTGCCGCCACTGACCAAGGCCAATACCCGCTGGTCGATGGACTTCGTGCACGACAACCTTGCAAGCGGCCGTTCATTCAGAATTCTCACGATCATTGACGAATGGTCAAGGGAATGCCCTGCAATGGAGGTCGACACTTCACTTTCCGGCCATCGCGTAGTCCGTGTCCTTGAAAAGCTGAAGGCTGAAAGGGGTCTGCCCGAGGAGATAGGCGTTGACCAGGGACCGGAATTCATCAGCAAAGCCCTTACGAAATGGGCTCTGGATAATGGAGTCAGGCTTCACTACGCAAGTCCCGGCGACAAGAACGAGAATGCCTTTATCGAAAGTTTCAACGGGCGTCTTCGCGATGAATGCCTGAACATGTACTGGTTCTCGAATCTGAAGGATGCGCGAGATATCGTCGAGGACTGGCGAATTGATTACAACGAGAAAAGACCGCATA
- a CDS encoding AMP-binding protein encodes MNAATLIDQQIQAKNDHPALWLPGSGSCSFGDLDHLARRISAILQKKGLQAGDQVLLFIDLSHLLYGTILALARAGITAVLVEPWMPLERLQHVFNTVKPKAFLAGRLGQLWGLRVPGARKIKHWISTRELLSGTADPIGTQDLPDDHPCIITFTSGTSGKPKGMVRTHGYLRAQHRALNEALHFNQHSGADLCIFANFALANLADGRCSVVIPARAKNDVLSQLDGLPDHLQPVSSTCGPAFLLRVMQRAQLKKLKALHVGGAQTDCAIFERAFALWPEAEVTHVYGSTEAEPVATSDARKAVLWSRERGYFQTLYLGEPWSGLQHQKRDEQLWISGPHVCPEYLTDAEANRLHKHKDETGRLWHRLGDRVEQDERGWWYQGRDHQVAADFADEQRIYSAIGSSMAFIKRHEKGRSVYVEQAAMRLSSIRSVCPDVTEIYETTIRRDRRHQARIDREASLKGAKCIFRG; translated from the coding sequence ATGAACGCGGCCACACTCATCGACCAGCAGATTCAAGCGAAGAACGATCATCCCGCCCTTTGGCTGCCTGGATCAGGCAGCTGCAGTTTCGGGGACTTGGATCATCTCGCCCGAAGAATCAGTGCCATCCTTCAGAAGAAAGGTTTGCAGGCCGGTGATCAGGTGCTGCTCTTCATTGACCTGAGCCATCTCCTTTATGGAACCATCCTGGCCCTGGCCCGTGCCGGCATCACCGCGGTACTGGTCGAACCCTGGATGCCTCTCGAACGTCTGCAGCATGTTTTTAATACCGTAAAGCCCAAGGCTTTTCTTGCCGGCCGCCTCGGTCAGCTCTGGGGTCTGCGCGTGCCCGGTGCGCGGAAAATCAAACATTGGATTTCGACCCGGGAGCTTTTGTCTGGAACTGCGGATCCCATCGGGACCCAGGATCTTCCCGATGATCATCCCTGCATTATCACGTTCACTTCGGGCACCAGCGGCAAACCCAAGGGCATGGTGCGCACGCACGGTTACCTGCGCGCTCAGCATCGGGCCTTGAACGAGGCGCTTCACTTTAATCAGCATAGCGGCGCCGATCTTTGTATTTTCGCCAACTTTGCCCTGGCAAATCTTGCAGATGGCCGCTGTTCTGTGGTAATTCCCGCGCGAGCCAAAAACGATGTGCTATCCCAGCTGGATGGTCTGCCCGATCATCTGCAGCCCGTGAGTTCCACCTGCGGACCGGCCTTTCTTTTGCGGGTGATGCAGCGCGCGCAGTTGAAAAAACTGAAGGCCCTGCATGTGGGGGGCGCGCAAACCGATTGCGCGATTTTTGAAAGAGCCTTTGCGCTCTGGCCCGAGGCCGAGGTCACGCATGTTTATGGCAGTACCGAAGCGGAGCCGGTCGCTACTTCGGATGCGCGAAAAGCTGTCCTGTGGAGTCGTGAGCGCGGCTATTTCCAAACGCTTTATCTGGGTGAACCCTGGAGCGGTCTTCAGCATCAGAAAAGGGATGAGCAGCTCTGGATCAGCGGGCCGCATGTCTGTCCTGAGTATCTGACCGATGCCGAGGCCAATCGCCTTCATAAGCATAAGGATGAAACCGGCCGCCTCTGGCATCGCCTGGGGGATCGGGTCGAGCAGGATGAACGCGGCTGGTGGTATCAGGGGCGCGATCATCAGGTGGCCGCGGACTTTGCGGATGAACAGAGAATTTATTCCGCGATCGGCAGCAGCATGGCCTTCATCAAACGCCATGAAAAAGGGCGTTCTGTGTATGTGGAACAGGCCGCGATGCGCCTCAGCAGTATTCGCAGCGTCTGTCCCGATGTGACTGAAATTTATGAAACGACCATTCGCCGCGATCGCCGTCATCAGGCACGGATCGATCGGGAAGCCAGTTTAAAGGGAGCGAAATGCATTTTCCGTGGTTGA
- a CDS encoding UbiA family prenyltransferase — protein sequence MHFPWLTYIKERFPLPVYLLLTTGMAWQGQLALSQDSNWTARVVGPFMMLLFFFCLRLMDEVKDYKKDISAHPERPLPRGLVKLSTAKKVIGLCLAAQSILGLVLLSLGLYYAGYFWLLTTAWLYLMYVEFYCGAWLEQRPFFYATTHQLIIIPLVLSAAHLVGDRDSRTAIWSGVMILGAFFTYEIARKLDPKAHELLRTYRTVYGRRGSLGLMLITSAVAIAGVLLKTGFSLTASWPYILVVVLTWIGCARFGEEKPKIAEGLASVSLLVHIWGPVLTVLFSSSGATP from the coding sequence ATGCATTTTCCGTGGTTGACCTACATCAAGGAACGTTTTCCATTGCCGGTTTATCTGCTACTGACCACAGGCATGGCCTGGCAGGGGCAGCTGGCTTTGAGTCAAGACAGCAACTGGACCGCGCGCGTGGTCGGTCCTTTCATGATGCTGCTTTTTTTCTTCTGCCTCCGTCTCATGGATGAGGTGAAGGATTATAAAAAGGATATCAGCGCGCATCCGGAGCGGCCTCTGCCGCGCGGTCTTGTCAAGCTTTCCACAGCGAAGAAGGTGATTGGCTTATGCCTCGCGGCTCAATCCATCCTGGGCCTTGTGCTCCTGAGCCTTGGTCTTTATTATGCCGGCTATTTCTGGCTTTTGACCACAGCCTGGCTTTACCTGATGTATGTGGAATTCTATTGCGGCGCCTGGCTGGAGCAAAGGCCCTTCTTTTATGCCACGACGCATCAGCTCATCATTATTCCGCTTGTCCTGTCGGCCGCGCATCTGGTCGGTGATCGCGACAGCCGAACCGCGATCTGGTCCGGTGTGATGATCCTTGGCGCATTTTTCACCTATGAAATCGCAAGAAAGCTCGACCCCAAAGCGCATGAACTCCTGAGGACCTATCGCACGGTCTATGGGCGTCGTGGATCTCTCGGTTTGATGCTGATCACGAGTGCTGTGGCCATAGCCGGAGTTCTTCTGAAAACCGGGTTCTCGCTGACTGCGAGCTGGCCTTATATCCTGGTGGTTGTGCTCACCTGGATCGGCTGTGCGCGTTTCGGTGAAGAAAAACCCAAGATAGCCGAAGGACTCGCCAGTGTTTCCTTGCTTGTTCATATCTGGGGTCCGGTGCTGACCGTCCTCTTTTCATCCAGTGGGGCGACGCCATGA
- a CDS encoding S49 family peptidase, which produces MSFALNQILNSQWAMTEEALRLILSVVERHGDIEALEKILGKRLKTTEKAIIRGGVGIIPVRGPLFKRANLMTEHCGATSYETVLRDFHQMLASDEVKSIVLDIDSPGGEANGCSELADHIFEARGQKPVAAYIGGTGASAAYWIASACERVFGSDSSIVGSIGVQSALRSEKNKEEICFVSSQSPNKNRDPATEEGAREVQAVIDGLAEVFISKVARNRGVGRETVLENFGQGSVFVGAEAQRRGLIDEITTLESVIANYGVQKMTSENITAEFIAANHPAIAEHFINIGTSRTLASFETEQKRVAGIRSLAGGTTLGAIAEEIARRNGLKTAIFDELKSIVIEHEDQTESDLAFLCRLGRRHDLTIKVSGRYLMLTPADRSGADPDGTIPVIRIEKPIRFEYSGDQTSRYTEVRAFWYDNDAAEKRQVMYGKEGVVLELEYNKITEAGARKAAETKFREVARKGKTLTLTVPGNAQLAAERKIDVQGFGAGIDGEWVIKSVEHAIDGSGWMTGIECSVDGYKEAHETNEKYDNGDSKSLFSKE; this is translated from the coding sequence TTGTCCTTTGCACTCAATCAAATTCTAAATTCACAATGGGCCATGACCGAGGAGGCTTTGCGTCTCATACTGTCGGTCGTCGAAAGACATGGTGACATCGAGGCTCTCGAAAAAATCCTCGGCAAAAGACTCAAGACTACGGAGAAAGCAATTATCCGGGGCGGGGTGGGAATCATCCCGGTCCGTGGTCCTCTATTCAAACGCGCAAATCTCATGACCGAGCACTGCGGGGCAACCAGCTACGAAACGGTGCTCCGCGACTTTCACCAGATGCTGGCCTCCGATGAGGTTAAGAGCATCGTCCTTGATATTGACAGTCCCGGCGGTGAGGCAAATGGCTGTTCAGAACTTGCGGATCATATTTTTGAAGCCCGCGGCCAGAAACCAGTTGCAGCCTACATCGGGGGCACTGGGGCGTCCGCAGCTTACTGGATCGCCAGCGCCTGCGAACGCGTCTTCGGCTCCGACTCGTCGATTGTGGGAAGCATCGGCGTACAGTCCGCGCTCAGATCAGAAAAAAATAAAGAAGAAATCTGTTTTGTCTCCAGCCAAAGCCCCAACAAAAACCGTGATCCTGCAACAGAGGAAGGTGCGCGCGAGGTGCAGGCTGTCATTGATGGCCTCGCTGAAGTCTTCATCTCAAAAGTCGCCCGCAACCGCGGCGTCGGCCGCGAAACGGTCCTCGAAAACTTTGGCCAGGGCTCGGTCTTCGTCGGAGCGGAAGCCCAAAGGCGCGGTCTTATTGATGAGATCACAACACTCGAAAGCGTCATTGCCAACTATGGAGTCCAGAAAATGACATCAGAAAACATTACTGCGGAATTCATCGCCGCAAATCACCCGGCGATCGCCGAACACTTCATAAATATAGGAACATCAAGAACGCTTGCAAGTTTCGAGACCGAGCAAAAGCGCGTAGCCGGCATCCGGTCGCTTGCCGGCGGGACCACGCTTGGCGCCATCGCGGAGGAAATCGCACGAAGAAATGGGCTCAAAACGGCTATCTTCGACGAGCTGAAATCCATTGTGATTGAACACGAGGACCAGACCGAGTCCGATCTGGCCTTTCTTTGCCGCCTTGGACGCCGTCATGACCTTACGATCAAGGTCAGCGGCAGGTATTTGATGCTGACTCCCGCCGATAGAAGCGGGGCTGATCCGGACGGCACCATCCCTGTCATCCGCATCGAAAAGCCAATCCGGTTCGAATACTCAGGCGATCAAACAAGTCGCTACACCGAGGTCCGTGCCTTCTGGTACGACAACGACGCCGCGGAGAAGCGTCAAGTCATGTACGGCAAAGAAGGAGTTGTGCTTGAACTTGAGTACAACAAGATCACGGAAGCAGGCGCGCGCAAGGCAGCTGAGACAAAATTCCGTGAAGTGGCACGCAAAGGGAAGACCCTTACCCTCACAGTCCCCGGCAACGCGCAGCTGGCCGCCGAACGGAAAATTGATGTTCAAGGCTTCGGGGCCGGCATTGATGGGGAGTGGGTGATCAAGTCGGTGGAGCATGCGATTGATGGGTCGGGTTGGATGACTGGAATTGAGTGCAGTGTCGATGGGTACAAAGAGGCTCATGAAACTAACGAAAAATATGACAATGGTGATTCGAAATCATTATTCAGCAAGGAATAG
- a CDS encoding GNAT family N-acetyltransferase produces the protein MPPECHVRPARMEEVDQLCAFQVAMAWESEGMRLDPDTVRRGIQTFLQMPDHGVYYVITAEDKAVGCAMVQYEWSDWRAKRVLWLHSVYVVPQFRRNGCFRTFYAFLQNKVQSTPDLAGIRLYVDRKNTQAEATYRRLGMTDEHYKLFESMKSEG, from the coding sequence ATGCCCCCTGAATGTCACGTGCGTCCGGCCCGGATGGAGGAAGTGGATCAGCTCTGTGCTTTTCAGGTGGCCATGGCCTGGGAATCGGAAGGGATGCGCCTGGATCCTGACACGGTGCGCCGCGGGATTCAGACCTTTCTGCAGATGCCCGATCATGGCGTCTATTACGTGATCACAGCCGAGGACAAGGCAGTGGGCTGCGCGATGGTGCAGTACGAATGGAGTGACTGGCGGGCCAAACGCGTCCTCTGGCTCCATTCCGTTTATGTCGTCCCGCAATTTCGGCGAAACGGCTGTTTCCGAACATTCTACGCCTTCCTTCAAAACAAGGTGCAGAGCACGCCGGATCTCGCAGGTATTCGTCTCTATGTGGATCGGAAAAATACTCAGGCTGAAGCCACATACCGGCGTCTGGGTATGACCGATGAGCATTATAAACTTTTCGAGAGTATGAAAAGCGAGGGCTGA
- a CDS encoding tyrosine-type recombinase/integrase: protein MKKFNPKVFQDKDRVYPPVAGAPNIRKIYIWDEAKKEYRPPSRGKIYVARRYEIDAGGKKKRMSGCFESLEDARNWQSFIDNSVSQSQSNASSPMLISCPTFQQIMLEWRVRKFPTLRKATRIQYQALSDRHFQMLSDFPINAITSKDIDAWLADRKANLGDHPQAKRRLSFDRELMILSLILEYYGEYYEEDTSFCLPVKKRHWRDSKLSVPRIPKKKDVKEEEFQLFRVELEKLKEGSILKHLATTQFYQALRISEVAAMKWKHVLFNREVPHLSWIQIDQHVVYGVEKGEAPTVEPGFKNSDSLSGIKELPMFPQTFKTLSALYGDGVKKGPDDYVFPNEYGDFFRYHTVRNRYNRAFKLAGFNYTATHVMRHGWTNEIFNATGGDYGIAGQLLGDVSDKAIKTYAKRAKTALTNLAHEMWQKGQVSELVAIGRK, encoded by the coding sequence ATGAAAAAATTTAATCCGAAAGTTTTTCAAGATAAAGATCGTGTTTATCCTCCTGTTGCTGGGGCACCAAATATCAGAAAAATCTATATTTGGGACGAAGCCAAGAAGGAGTATAGACCGCCATCTAGGGGTAAGATCTATGTCGCTCGACGATATGAGATCGATGCAGGTGGTAAAAAAAAGAGAATGTCGGGGTGCTTTGAGAGTCTCGAAGATGCTCGTAATTGGCAATCTTTTATCGACAATTCTGTATCCCAATCACAGTCAAATGCTTCCTCACCAATGCTCATAAGCTGTCCTACATTTCAACAGATTATGCTTGAGTGGAGGGTGCGAAAATTCCCAACTTTACGGAAAGCTACCAGGATACAATACCAAGCTCTGTCGGATAGACATTTCCAAATGTTGTCTGATTTCCCGATCAACGCGATTACTTCGAAGGACATTGATGCATGGCTGGCAGATAGGAAAGCGAATTTGGGCGATCATCCACAAGCCAAGAGGCGCCTGAGCTTTGACCGAGAACTGATGATTCTCAGCCTAATACTGGAATATTACGGAGAATATTATGAAGAAGATACGAGCTTCTGCCTTCCAGTTAAAAAGCGACATTGGAGAGATTCGAAGCTGAGTGTTCCTCGGATTCCCAAGAAAAAGGATGTGAAGGAAGAAGAATTCCAACTCTTCCGTGTTGAACTGGAAAAATTGAAAGAAGGTTCGATATTGAAACACTTGGCTACGACTCAGTTTTATCAGGCTCTGAGAATATCAGAAGTAGCAGCCATGAAGTGGAAGCATGTACTTTTCAACCGGGAAGTTCCACACCTGTCGTGGATTCAAATAGATCAGCATGTCGTCTATGGAGTGGAAAAAGGGGAAGCCCCAACCGTTGAGCCTGGATTCAAAAATTCGGATTCTCTCAGTGGTATAAAGGAGCTGCCGATGTTTCCCCAGACGTTTAAAACTTTGTCAGCTCTATACGGAGACGGTGTCAAGAAAGGACCAGATGACTATGTATTTCCAAATGAGTACGGCGATTTCTTCAGGTACCATACAGTTCGAAATAGATATAACAGAGCCTTCAAATTGGCTGGTTTCAATTACACCGCAACACATGTCATGCGGCATGGGTGGACGAACGAAATCTTTAATGCTACTGGAGGGGACTACGGTATAGCAGGACAACTTTTGGGCGACGTCTCGGACAAAGCAATAAAGACTTATGCTAAACGCGCGAAGACCGCTCTGACTAACCTGGCTCATGAAATGTGGCAAAAGGGACAAGTGTCTGAGTTGGTCGCGATTGGTCGCAAGTAA
- the lpxD gene encoding UDP-3-O-(3-hydroxymyristoyl)glucosamine N-acyltransferase yields MRISEIAAYLKVEVKNAGAGDPEIKGVAGIKNAQEGELTFLGSTAFQQYVAESRASVLITKELQPQFKGPQLLHKDPHFAYAKIALLYNKVDHGPKGVHPTAIIEEGVTLGKDVTVGAYSYVAKGSVLGDRVVLYPHVYIGQDVVIGEDSILHPQTVVYYGSRIGARCLFHAGCIIGADGFGFAVSGGEICKIPQIGIVRIEDDVECGASVTIDRAASGETLVKRGCKFDDKVHIGHNVEVGQNCMFSAFSGIAGSTKIGDWVLMGGHSGVADHLHVASGTRIGAKTGVIENIDKPGTYVGFPSEPAGDWKRGVVYMRHMKDHFKKIRIMEERLADLERKLQDAP; encoded by the coding sequence ATGCGGATCAGTGAAATCGCGGCTTACCTCAAGGTCGAGGTGAAGAACGCGGGAGCGGGCGATCCTGAAATCAAAGGGGTCGCGGGCATCAAAAACGCCCAGGAAGGCGAACTGACCTTCCTTGGGAGCACAGCGTTCCAGCAGTATGTCGCGGAAAGCCGGGCCTCGGTTTTGATCACCAAAGAGCTGCAGCCTCAATTCAAAGGCCCGCAGCTTTTGCACAAGGACCCACACTTCGCTTATGCGAAGATCGCCCTTCTCTATAATAAGGTGGATCACGGGCCCAAGGGTGTGCATCCCACCGCCATCATCGAAGAGGGTGTGACGCTCGGCAAGGACGTCACTGTTGGAGCCTACAGTTACGTAGCCAAAGGCAGCGTGCTGGGTGATCGCGTTGTCCTCTATCCGCATGTTTATATCGGCCAGGATGTGGTCATCGGTGAAGACAGCATCCTGCATCCGCAAACAGTTGTTTACTACGGCAGTCGCATTGGGGCCCGCTGCCTCTTTCACGCCGGATGCATCATTGGAGCCGATGGTTTTGGTTTTGCGGTGAGCGGCGGTGAAATCTGCAAAATCCCACAGATCGGTATCGTGCGCATCGAGGATGATGTGGAATGCGGCGCCTCGGTAACGATCGACCGCGCGGCGAGCGGAGAAACGCTGGTGAAGCGCGGCTGCAAATTCGATGACAAGGTTCACATCGGTCACAACGTGGAAGTCGGACAGAACTGTATGTTCTCGGCTTTCAGCGGTATTGCCGGTTCCACCAAAATCGGCGATTGGGTGCTGATGGGTGGTCACTCGGGAGTTGCGGATCATCTGCATGTCGCGAGCGGCACCCGCATCGGAGCCAAAACAGGCGTTATTGAAAACATCGATAAACCCGGCACCTATGTTGGTTTCCCTTCCGAGCCGGCCGGTGATTGGAAGCGCGGCGTGGTTTATATGCGGCATATGAAGGATCACTTCAAAAAGATCCGCATCATGGAAGAGCGGCTCGCCGATCTGGAAAGGAAGCTGCAGGATGCCCCCTGA
- the purB gene encoding adenylosuccinate lyase: MTRSSQDQLFALSAIDGRYRTKLENLAPLLSEAGLMSFRIRVEAEWILHLVDHPALPGEFELTPAVKARLEQLAKQVPDSALLRIKELERTTNHDVKAVEYYLRESLAEVGANQKILAFIHFACTSEDINNLSYGLMLHETRQKVILPTMDRIVSQLEEMALRYKTLPMLSRTHGQTASPTTLGKEMAVFAHRLWKQRQKLAAVALEGKMSGAVGNYNAHLAAYPDVDWVYLTKGFIEKRLGLKQNLLTTQIENHDSMVEYAECIKRFNTILLGLCRDIWSYISIEYFKQQAKAGEIGSSTMPHKINPIDFENAEGNLGVANSLATHYSDKLLISRWQRDLTDSTVQRTLGTFIGHAVLAYESFLKGLSKISPNEKALADDLNQSWEVMAEAIQTCMRRYEITDAYERLKNATRGQSVEAADLQKLIRECPELPDAVKERLLAMTPADYVGCAAALVDKFVQERRDADQ; encoded by the coding sequence TTGACACGATCTTCTCAGGACCAACTCTTTGCCCTGTCTGCCATTGACGGACGTTATCGGACCAAACTCGAAAACCTGGCCCCCTTGCTGAGCGAAGCCGGGCTTATGTCGTTTCGCATCCGTGTCGAGGCTGAATGGATACTGCATCTGGTTGATCATCCGGCACTTCCCGGTGAATTCGAGCTGACTCCTGCGGTCAAAGCGCGCCTCGAACAACTCGCGAAGCAGGTGCCGGACTCCGCGCTGCTTCGCATCAAGGAGCTGGAAAGAACCACAAACCACGACGTGAAAGCGGTGGAATACTATCTGCGGGAATCCCTGGCCGAAGTGGGTGCCAATCAAAAAATTCTCGCCTTCATCCACTTCGCTTGCACATCGGAAGACATCAATAACTTGTCCTATGGACTGATGCTGCATGAAACGCGGCAGAAAGTTATCCTGCCGACGATGGATCGCATCGTCTCGCAGCTGGAAGAGATGGCTCTGCGTTATAAGACTCTCCCTATGCTCTCGCGGACCCACGGACAGACTGCGTCACCGACTACGCTCGGCAAGGAAATGGCCGTGTTCGCTCATCGCCTGTGGAAGCAGCGGCAAAAACTGGCCGCCGTCGCTTTGGAAGGCAAAATGAGCGGTGCGGTGGGCAACTACAACGCGCATCTGGCTGCTTATCCGGATGTGGATTGGGTTTATCTGACCAAGGGCTTCATTGAAAAGCGCCTCGGACTGAAGCAAAATCTTCTGACCACGCAGATCGAAAATCATGACAGCATGGTGGAATACGCCGAGTGCATCAAGCGCTTCAATACCATCCTGCTCGGACTTTGCCGCGATATCTGGTCCTATATTTCCATCGAGTACTTCAAGCAGCAGGCCAAGGCCGGGGAAATCGGTTCCTCGACCATGCCGCACAAGATCAATCCGATTGACTTTGAAAATGCCGAAGGCAACCTGGGTGTGGCCAATAGCCTTGCGACGCATTACAGCGATAAGCTTTTGATCTCGCGCTGGCAGCGTGACCTCACCGATTCCACGGTTCAAAGGACGCTCGGAACTTTCATCGGCCACGCGGTCCTTGCTTATGAATCCTTCCTTAAGGGTTTAAGCAAGATCAGCCCCAATGAAAAGGCCCTGGCCGACGATCTGAATCAATCCTGGGAAGTCATGGCCGAAGCGATTCAAACCTGCATGCGCCGCTATGAGATTACCGATGCCTATGAGCGCCTGAAAAATGCCACGCGCGGTCAATCGGTGGAAGCCGCCGATCTGCAGAAACTCATTCGCGAATGTCCTGAGCTGCCGGATGCGGTGAAGGAAAGACTCCTGGCCATGACCCCTGCGGATTATGTGGGCTGCGCGGCCGCCTTGGTCGATAAATTTGTACAGGAGCGGCGTGATGCGGATCAGTGA